The stretch of DNA TGCTGTTTATCTGAATTATCTCGTCTTTTACTATGTTAAGTGACTCTTCCTGCTCTTCCACCAGCAGAATTATCTCCTGTGCGATATCTGTGATAGTTTTTATGCTGTCTTTAATTTCTTTCACTGTGCTTCCAGAAGCTTCCATTAATTTCTGGACTTCTATAGCCTTTTCTGATTTTTCCTGAAGCTGTTTTGCAAGAAGTTCCATCGTTCTTGAAATTGTTGCGACAGTGTCTTCCACCTCTTCTGTTGCTCTCTTTGTTTTTGTTGCCAGAACCCTTACCTCATCGGCAACAACTCCAAATCCTTTGCCGTGTTCACCTGCTCTGGCAGCCTCAATAGCCGCATTTAATGCCAGCAGATTTGTCTGATCTGCTATTGATTTTATTGTGTTGACTATCTCTTTTATTGTATCTGACTGTTTTGTGAGAAGATCTACATTGTTTTTCAGAGAAACAACATCATCTGCAAGTTTTTTCACAACATTTATTGATGAAACTATGACCTGTGATCCTTCCACAGCTTTGCCTTGAACCTTTTTTATGTCCTTATAAACATTTTTAACATGTCTGTTAAGGTTATCTACAGATATGGAAAGAACCTCAGAAGACAAAGCAAGATTCAGAACATCTGACTGGACAGTGTTGTTTTCTTTTTTTAAGGCTGTAATATCTGTAAGCAGAGAAAAAGTTTCTTTATCAATGTCCTTTGTTGCTCTTGTTATCTCCTTTAGCTGGTTTTCTACCCATCTCAGTATCTCTTCAAGCTGTTTATCAACAGATGCTGTTTCGTAATTTTTGACCTGAGAACCAAAAAGTCTATTTCTTACTTCCTGAAGCCTACCTGACAGTTTTTTAACCGGTTCAATAAAAGATCTATATGCTATAAGATTTCCAACCGAAAGGATTAGAAGAGCTGAAACTGGTATAAGGAATAGGACAGTAATTGCCTGCTGCAGCTTTTCTTCAGCTTCTCTATTAAGGCTATTTAGTAGATTTTGAAGTCTGCTTTTTATGGATAACAGTCCTTTTTTATCATGGTTTAAAAAATATCTGAATGCTGATGCTGTTATTTTTTTTAGCTCTTTTGAGTATAGGTTTTCAGGTATATCGGTAAGAAGTTTTTTTAGCTGGGAATTGACAGACTTTCCATCAATCTTTTCCCCTTTTTCAATTAGTATTAAAGCTGCCTGAACCGAATAATAATACTTTCTTGCTGCCTCCTCAACAGAGGTTATCTGCCTGTATTCTTTTATCTTCAAATAAACGTACTCTGTAAGCAGAAATATAGCAATTACCTCTAATATAAGCGATAACGCAAGCTTTGCTTTTATCCCCAAATCTGTTCCTTTTTATCTTGTAAATATGTGGTAAAGCTTCACGAGTGTATCAGCTATCTCTCTGGAAAGATCTACCAGTTTGTCTATCTTTTCTTTAGCCTCTAAATACCTGCCTTCTTTGTGCAGTTTTATAGCCTCAAAACCTAACTGGTGGAACTCTATATGCACCTTCTCAAGATCTTTCATAAGCTGAACAGCTTCTGTTCCATACTTCTGTGCTATCTTTAATCCTTCAGAGTAATACCACTTTCCAAGGTTACAGTGGGTGTGGTCTACCGGCTCAAAACTTATCTTTCCTTCCATTGTTCTTATCACATTTTCCACAAACTCTGCGTGTTCTATTATCCTTGTGAGAAGACTGAAGGCTTCTTCATTCTTAATCTCTGTAAATAGCTTCCATACC from Persephonella sp. encodes:
- a CDS encoding methyl-accepting chemotaxis protein; translated protein: MGIKAKLALSLILEVIAIFLLTEYVYLKIKEYRQITSVEEAARKYYYSVQAALILIEKGEKIDGKSVNSQLKKLLTDIPENLYSKELKKITASAFRYFLNHDKKGLLSIKSRLQNLLNSLNREAEEKLQQAITVLFLIPVSALLILSVGNLIAYRSFIEPVKKLSGRLQEVRNRLFGSQVKNYETASVDKQLEEILRWVENQLKEITRATKDIDKETFSLLTDITALKKENNTVQSDVLNLALSSEVLSISVDNLNRHVKNVYKDIKKVQGKAVEGSQVIVSSINVVKKLADDVVSLKNNVDLLTKQSDTIKEIVNTIKSIADQTNLLALNAAIEAARAGEHGKGFGVVADEVRVLATKTKRATEEVEDTVATISRTMELLAKQLQEKSEKAIEVQKLMEASGSTVKEIKDSIKTITDIAQEIILLVEEQEESLNIVKDEIIQINSNFDRYSSAFKQIEDDAVRIEEKVEDIIQKNAHSFSPEMEILKKGKKLLVQWLVSVSNKAEEKNAVSLEETDLHKWLNYDLKNFLERSQPDLYEKISDQLKQIDSSITLLFSGKEDAVKTLKEQITHLIDLLNRINRG